One Faecalispora anaeroviscerum genomic window carries:
- a CDS encoding HAD family hydrolase: MKQFQGAVFDLDGTLLDSMGVWAQIDRDSLGRRGIPVPEDYAKAVALLGFWASAEYTIRRFQLPDTPQQLTEEWNRMAQDAYRFRVELKPGAKEYLSYLREQGVPLAVATSSYRELFVPTLERHGILDWFDAVVTVSEVSRGKGFPDIYEEAARRMERRPQECAVFEDLPGALRGARDGGFYTVGVYDPHSKEEETLMRQMSDRYIRDFRELLE, from the coding sequence GTGAAACAGTTTCAGGGAGCGGTTTTTGATTTGGACGGTACACTGCTGGATTCCATGGGAGTTTGGGCGCAGATCGACCGCGACTCCTTGGGCCGCCGGGGAATTCCGGTGCCGGAGGATTACGCGAAGGCGGTGGCCCTGCTCGGCTTTTGGGCATCGGCGGAGTATACCATCCGCCGCTTTCAGCTGCCGGACACCCCACAGCAGCTGACGGAGGAGTGGAACCGGATGGCGCAGGATGCCTACCGGTTTCGGGTAGAATTGAAGCCCGGAGCCAAAGAGTATCTTTCTTACCTGCGGGAGCAGGGGGTACCCCTTGCCGTAGCAACCTCTTCCTATCGCGAGCTGTTTGTTCCCACACTGGAGCGCCACGGGATATTGGATTGGTTTGATGCGGTAGTCACCGTGTCGGAGGTGAGCCGTGGAAAGGGCTTCCCCGATATTTACGAGGAAGCGGCCCGGCGGATGGAGCGCCGCCCACAGGAATGCGCCGTGTTTGAGGATTTGCCGGGTGCGCTGCGTGGTGCGCGGGACGGCGGATTTTACACAGTAGGTGTGTACGACCCACACAGTAAAGAGGAAGAAACCTTAATGCGCCAGATGTCGGACAGGTATATCCGCGATTTCCGCGAGCTGCTGGAATAG